Proteins encoded by one window of uncultured Draconibacterium sp.:
- a CDS encoding DUF6340 family protein, which translates to MSIRKQTNFILLVSIVILSYACSSTKRILVEFPQTPENEISQDIQSLLIVNRAVDNTYTDLSTDSLQLLFYKKDFRLDTVINDLTAADTTIKVLGELLFESGRFDYVIPENRFLRATRNAFFANAMEWQEVRQLCNLYQTDAIVAVDMFETHVATDLEDGSVFDPMQGIFISAVGAQMAIVYDALFRIYDPKHEQIVVREVFKDTLFWEDKALDVRELFAEFTPVKQALTEAGISLALDFSEKISTSWESENRVIFSKGSSKLKEIALLTDNSDWTPAIEAWQNIVNGSGSKSEKSKALFNLAVACEIQGNIDCAIDYALESYNMAYHPLTYQYLELLETKKKEQKN; encoded by the coding sequence ATGAGCATTCGTAAACAAACAAATTTCATACTACTTGTTAGCATTGTTATTTTATCGTATGCCTGTAGTTCTACAAAACGAATTTTAGTAGAATTTCCTCAAACACCTGAAAACGAAATTTCGCAAGACATACAAAGTTTGCTTATTGTAAACCGTGCAGTTGATAATACTTACACCGATTTATCGACCGACTCGCTTCAACTATTATTTTACAAAAAAGACTTCCGGCTCGATACAGTTATAAATGACCTTACTGCTGCCGACACAACGATTAAAGTACTTGGTGAATTACTTTTTGAATCGGGCAGATTTGATTATGTAATTCCTGAAAATCGCTTTTTACGAGCTACGAGAAATGCATTTTTTGCCAACGCTATGGAATGGCAGGAAGTAAGACAACTTTGCAACTTGTACCAAACCGATGCTATTGTTGCAGTCGACATGTTTGAAACACATGTTGCCACCGACCTGGAAGACGGATCGGTTTTCGATCCCATGCAGGGCATTTTTATATCGGCGGTAGGCGCACAAATGGCAATCGTTTACGATGCTTTATTCCGTATTTACGATCCAAAGCATGAACAAATTGTGGTAAGAGAGGTCTTCAAAGACACGTTGTTTTGGGAAGATAAAGCTCTGGATGTAAGAGAACTATTTGCTGAGTTTACACCCGTAAAACAAGCACTTACCGAAGCAGGAATTTCCCTGGCACTGGATTTTTCAGAAAAAATAAGTACCAGCTGGGAAAGCGAAAACAGGGTGATTTTTTCGAAAGGTAGTTCTAAACTAAAGGAAATAGCGCTGTTAACAGATAATAGCGACTGGACTCCGGCAATTGAAGCCTGGCAGAATATTGTAAACGGTTCCGGTTCGAAATCAGAAAAAAGTAAAGCATTATTCAATTTAGCTGTTGCCTGCGAAATTCAGGGTAATATTGATTGTGCAATTGATTATGCACTCGAATCTTACAATATGGCTTACCACCCACTTACATATCAATATCTCGAGTTACTTGAGACCAAGAAAAAAGAACAGAAAAACTAA
- a CDS encoding M28 family peptidase, with protein MKNFVIAVLVLLLASCGPKFDKEITIEDIKENINYLASDSLKGRKSGEEGDLLAAQFIAAKFEAAGLQLLYNKGFQEFNLVTSAEVKPGNELTVNTGSYTVETDFLPYAFSANTEVEAEVIFAGYGIEVDRDSLKWNDFKGADVSGKWIMVLQGDPDLDNPNSPYLEFSSERAKALTASDKNAAGILFVAGPKFSEEDELSPLFFDKNSSRFSIPVIQVKRTVANKILESCGKTITELETEMLAQNAGLNFELSSTVKAKINIGLKETSTQNVAALLPGTDDSLRNEYVVIGAHFDHLGMGGPGSGSRAIDTIAVHNGADDNASGVSAVIQLAEKMAGGKTNKRSLIFVAFAAEEMGLIGSKEFTAKPPVETDKMVAMFNFDMVGRLDDESKSLSIGGTQTSKETEQLLNDLNPGFELALSGEGIGPSDHASFYLQNIPVIYISTGAHADYHTPQDDAELINYEGAQKVMAYAAALVDDVVNRAEKLTFQEAGSKFQRSRGGRFKVTLGVMPDFAGVEKRGMRVDAVSKDKPAYKAGMKNGDIIIAIDGKKVGNIYEYMERLNSLEAGQTISVDVLREEKKMVLIVQL; from the coding sequence ATGAAAAATTTCGTAATTGCAGTTCTCGTACTTTTATTGGCGTCATGTGGACCCAAATTCGATAAAGAAATAACGATTGAGGATATAAAGGAAAACATCAATTACCTGGCCTCAGATTCGTTAAAAGGACGGAAATCAGGGGAGGAAGGCGACTTATTGGCTGCCCAATTTATTGCTGCCAAGTTTGAGGCAGCCGGTTTACAATTATTGTACAACAAAGGATTTCAGGAATTTAATTTGGTAACCTCGGCCGAAGTAAAACCTGGAAATGAATTAACGGTAAATACTGGTTCTTATACTGTTGAAACAGACTTTTTACCCTACGCATTTTCTGCAAATACTGAAGTGGAAGCCGAAGTTATTTTTGCCGGCTATGGTATTGAAGTTGATCGTGATTCGCTAAAGTGGAACGATTTTAAAGGTGCTGATGTGAGCGGAAAATGGATAATGGTTTTGCAGGGAGATCCTGATCTTGACAATCCGAACAGTCCGTATCTTGAATTTTCGTCAGAACGTGCAAAAGCACTTACAGCATCGGATAAAAATGCAGCGGGAATACTATTCGTTGCCGGACCAAAATTTAGTGAGGAGGATGAACTTTCTCCTTTGTTTTTTGATAAGAACAGCAGTCGTTTTTCTATTCCTGTTATTCAGGTAAAAAGGACAGTTGCCAATAAAATACTCGAATCGTGCGGAAAAACAATAACTGAACTGGAGACAGAAATGCTGGCTCAAAATGCCGGATTAAATTTTGAACTTTCTTCAACGGTAAAAGCAAAAATAAATATTGGACTGAAGGAAACTTCTACACAAAATGTGGCCGCGTTATTACCCGGAACTGATGACAGTTTAAGGAATGAATACGTGGTTATTGGAGCCCATTTTGATCATTTGGGAATGGGTGGTCCGGGTTCGGGATCGCGTGCAATTGATACAATTGCAGTGCACAACGGAGCCGACGATAATGCTTCGGGAGTTTCGGCAGTAATTCAGTTGGCAGAAAAAATGGCCGGTGGAAAAACAAATAAGCGCAGCCTGATTTTTGTGGCTTTCGCTGCCGAAGAAATGGGACTTATCGGTTCGAAAGAATTTACGGCAAAACCACCGGTTGAAACAGATAAAATGGTAGCCATGTTTAATTTCGATATGGTTGGCCGTTTAGATGACGAAAGTAAAAGTTTAAGTATTGGAGGAACGCAGACTTCGAAAGAAACCGAGCAACTACTGAATGACTTGAATCCTGGTTTTGAACTGGCACTTTCCGGTGAAGGAATTGGACCGTCGGACCACGCATCGTTTTATTTGCAGAATATTCCGGTTATTTATATTTCAACGGGCGCGCATGCCGATTATCATACTCCGCAAGATGATGCTGAATTGATAAATTACGAAGGAGCACAAAAAGTTATGGCGTATGCTGCAGCATTGGTTGATGATGTGGTGAATCGTGCCGAGAAACTAACTTTTCAGGAAGCCGGAAGCAAATTTCAGCGTAGCAGGGGAGGACGTTTTAAAGTTACTTTGGGTGTAATGCCTGATTTTGCCGGTGTTGAAAAACGTGGAATGCGCGTTGATGCCGTTTCGAAAGACAAACCTGCGTACAAAGCAGGAATGAAAAATGGTGATATTATTATTGCCATCGACGGGAAAAAGGTTGGTAACATTTATGAATACATGGAACGCCTTAACAGTTTGGAAGCAGGTCAAACCATTTCTGTTGATGTGTTGCGTGAAGAGAAGAAAATGGTTTTAATTGTTCAGTTGTAA
- a CDS encoding RNase adapter RapZ, whose protein sequence is MNTSEKNEIIQLFESHFNEKVERFELLPPSGSYREYCRLGNENRTVIGAFNSDVKENTAFLSFSNHFYNKGINVPKVYSVSSDLKKYLLEDLGNTTLFEFLTKTREEEGFSENIVSVYKKVLQFLPKIQIIAGKEIDYSVCYPREAFDKQSMMWDLNYFKYYFLKLAKIQFDEQALEDDFQLFSNYLLSASSNYFLYRDFQSRNVMLKDDEVYFIDYQGGRLGALQYDLASLLYDGKADIPESIRTQLYDYYIAELKKYMKVDEEKFSGYFKGFVLIRIMQAMGAYGFRGFYEKKEHFLKSIPYALKNLEVLLAGLNLPVDLPELTSVLNQLTHSEVLKEIGQEKSNLTVRITSFSYKKGYPEDPSGNGGGHVFDCRAINNPGRYEEYKKLSGKDLAVQEFLEQKSEIGLFIDAAKVFVDQSVKIYLERGFTHLSIGFGCTGGQHRSVYSAEKIGEYLQNNYPVNVVVVHREQENWR, encoded by the coding sequence TTGAATACTTCAGAAAAAAACGAAATAATCCAACTCTTTGAGAGTCATTTTAATGAAAAAGTAGAACGGTTTGAACTATTACCTCCCTCGGGATCGTACCGTGAATATTGCCGTTTGGGGAACGAAAACAGAACGGTGATTGGTGCTTTTAACAGCGATGTAAAAGAGAATACAGCTTTTCTTTCCTTCAGTAATCATTTTTACAATAAAGGAATTAATGTTCCCAAGGTTTATTCGGTTAGCTCCGATTTGAAAAAGTATCTGCTTGAAGATTTGGGCAATACAACACTTTTTGAGTTTCTGACAAAAACACGCGAAGAGGAAGGTTTCTCTGAAAATATTGTTTCGGTCTATAAGAAGGTATTACAGTTTTTGCCGAAGATTCAGATTATTGCAGGTAAGGAAATTGATTATTCGGTTTGTTATCCGCGCGAAGCTTTTGACAAGCAATCGATGATGTGGGATTTGAATTATTTCAAATATTATTTTCTGAAACTGGCGAAAATTCAGTTCGATGAGCAGGCACTTGAAGATGATTTTCAGTTGTTTAGTAATTATTTGTTAAGTGCCAGTTCTAACTATTTCTTGTATCGCGATTTTCAGTCGCGCAACGTAATGTTGAAAGACGACGAGGTGTATTTTATCGATTATCAGGGCGGTCGTTTAGGTGCGTTGCAGTACGATTTAGCTTCGTTGCTTTACGATGGTAAAGCTGATATTCCGGAAAGTATCCGTACGCAACTTTACGATTATTATATCGCAGAGTTGAAAAAATACATGAAGGTTGATGAAGAGAAATTCTCGGGTTATTTTAAAGGATTTGTCCTGATACGTATTATGCAGGCGATGGGCGCTTACGGATTTCGTGGTTTTTACGAGAAGAAGGAACATTTCCTGAAAAGTATTCCATACGCACTAAAAAATCTTGAAGTATTGCTGGCTGGCCTTAATTTGCCTGTTGACTTGCCAGAGCTGACAAGCGTTCTGAATCAGCTTACTCATTCTGAAGTCTTAAAGGAAATTGGTCAGGAAAAATCGAATCTCACGGTACGCATTACAAGTTTCTCGTACAAAAAAGGTTATCCTGAAGATCCCTCGGGAAATGGGGGAGGACATGTTTTTGATTGTAGGGCAATTAATAATCCGGGCCGATACGAAGAGTACAAAAAATTAAGTGGAAAGGATTTGGCTGTTCAGGAATTTTTAGAACAGAAATCAGAGATTGGATTATTTATTGATGCAGCAAAAGTTTTTGTCGATCAGTCTGTTAAGATTTATCTTGAGCGTGGTTTTACACATCTTTCAATCGGTTTTGGATGTACCGGAGGACAACACCGTTCGGTTTATTCTGCCGAAAAAATAGGAGAATATTTACAAAACAATTACCCTGTAAACGTTGTTGTAGTACATCGTGAACAGGAAAATTGGAGATGA
- a CDS encoding YebC/PmpR family DNA-binding transcriptional regulator yields the protein MGRAFEYRRAAKEKRWDKMSRVFPKLSKKITIAAKEGGPEADLNPALRTAIMNAKAQNMPKANIDAAIKRASGKDAAAYIETTYEGKGPHGVLVFVEAATDNTTRTVANVKSYFNKAGGGQVPNGSLEFMFSRKAVFQFDMPEGMELEDIELELIDAGLDEIEENDGTYYAYGEYTSFSDMAHKFEELEIDVKKAELQRIPTTPVEFTEEQMEEIEKMLDRMEEDEDVQAVYTNIA from the coding sequence ATGGGAAGAGCATTTGAATACCGGAGGGCAGCGAAAGAGAAACGCTGGGATAAAATGTCGAGAGTTTTTCCAAAACTGTCGAAAAAGATAACAATAGCAGCAAAAGAAGGTGGCCCGGAAGCGGATTTAAATCCTGCATTACGTACGGCTATTATGAATGCCAAGGCACAAAATATGCCCAAAGCAAACATTGATGCGGCTATCAAACGTGCTTCTGGAAAAGATGCAGCGGCTTATATCGAAACAACTTACGAAGGAAAAGGTCCGCACGGGGTATTGGTATTTGTTGAAGCAGCAACCGATAATACTACCAGAACCGTAGCTAACGTTAAAAGTTATTTTAACAAGGCCGGTGGAGGGCAGGTTCCTAACGGTTCGCTGGAGTTCATGTTCTCGAGAAAAGCTGTTTTTCAATTTGATATGCCGGAAGGTATGGAGCTGGAGGATATTGAGCTGGAGCTTATTGATGCCGGTTTGGATGAAATTGAGGAGAATGATGGAACGTATTACGCGTATGGCGAATACACCAGCTTTAGCGACATGGCTCATAAATTTGAAGAGCTGGAAATTGACGTTAAGAAAGCAGAACTTCAACGTATTCCAACTACTCCGGTAGAATTTACTGAAGAACAGATGGAAGAAATTGAGAAAATGTTGGATAGAATGGAAGAGGACGAAGACGTTCAGGCCGTTTACACCAATATTGCATAA
- a CDS encoding YdcF family protein, producing MRLLRNFFALIGIFFFVCLVLAFTEQPYWGYHWLGTSKSELKWEPKHIILLGGGGMPSQSNLMRSWYTEKAAKSFPQAKVIVAMPGLITDTLSTPQRMKLELIQRGVSADRINFESNGTNTRSQALECQRFIKMQEPILLVTSPEHMRRAVLCFKKAGFEKVNALPAFENAAEADFSFIDDELGGNKTLVPDVGNNMNMRYQMWNHLKYEILIAREFFALIYYKLRGWI from the coding sequence TTGAGATTACTAAGAAATTTCTTTGCTCTGATTGGCATTTTCTTTTTTGTGTGCCTCGTTTTGGCCTTCACCGAACAGCCGTATTGGGGCTATCATTGGCTGGGAACGAGCAAATCTGAATTAAAATGGGAACCGAAACACATTATTTTGCTGGGAGGAGGAGGAATGCCAAGCCAAAGTAACCTGATGCGTAGCTGGTACACCGAAAAAGCAGCAAAATCTTTTCCACAGGCAAAAGTAATTGTGGCCATGCCGGGTTTAATTACCGACACTTTAAGCACTCCTCAACGAATGAAGTTGGAGTTGATACAAAGAGGAGTTTCTGCAGACAGGATAAACTTTGAATCAAATGGTACAAACACACGATCGCAGGCTTTGGAATGCCAGCGATTTATTAAAATGCAGGAACCGATATTGTTAGTTACGTCTCCGGAACATATGCGACGCGCCGTTTTGTGTTTTAAAAAGGCAGGTTTTGAAAAGGTGAATGCCCTGCCCGCTTTTGAGAATGCTGCCGAAGCCGACTTTTCATTTATCGACGACGAACTTGGCGGGAATAAAACGCTGGTGCCCGATGTTGGCAACAATATGAATATGCGTTACCAAATGTGGAACCACTTAAAATATGAAATACTGATCGCCCGCGAATTTTTCGCATTAATTTACTACAAACTTCGTGGCTGGATTTAG
- a CDS encoding Gfo/Idh/MocA family oxidoreductase — protein sequence MSKIYNWAVLGCGRIANKFVNDLKLLPNAKLYAAAARDLGRAKDFANELGFEKAYGSYSEMAEDPNVDVVYIATPHSHHFEHTMLCLKNKKAVLCEKAFAMNSNEVRQMISYAKENNTFLMEAFWTMFQPSFKKALEIVNSGELGKLKMVRSDFAFNAEFNEEKRLYNVKLGGGSLLDIGIYPVFAALSALGVPDLIKSSADFSTTGSEESINIIFKYKDGEMASLSSSFAVHSPIQTEYCCEHGYVVLHPRWFTPTDITVWKEGEEQQLFKNETKEGAGYQYEAMHVMECLDAGWTESPKMTFEMSLNLMETLDRIRIDAGIFFPDHDKNMFF from the coding sequence ATGAGTAAAATATATAATTGGGCGGTTCTTGGGTGTGGACGAATTGCCAACAAATTTGTAAACGATCTGAAATTACTTCCAAATGCGAAATTATATGCAGCAGCTGCGCGAGATTTAGGCCGGGCAAAGGACTTTGCCAATGAACTGGGATTTGAAAAGGCTTATGGCAGTTATTCTGAAATGGCCGAAGATCCGAACGTTGATGTGGTATATATTGCCACCCCGCATTCGCATCATTTTGAACATACAATGTTGTGCCTTAAAAATAAAAAGGCGGTACTTTGCGAAAAAGCTTTTGCAATGAATTCCAACGAAGTCAGGCAAATGATTTCTTACGCAAAAGAAAACAATACATTCTTGATGGAAGCCTTCTGGACCATGTTTCAGCCAAGCTTTAAAAAAGCACTTGAAATTGTCAATTCCGGCGAACTGGGAAAACTCAAAATGGTTCGTTCTGATTTTGCTTTTAACGCTGAATTTAACGAAGAAAAACGTCTGTATAATGTGAAATTGGGTGGGGGATCACTTCTCGATATTGGAATATATCCGGTATTCGCAGCGTTGTCTGCCCTTGGAGTACCTGATCTGATTAAATCTTCTGCTGATTTTAGTACAACTGGAAGCGAAGAAAGCATTAATATCATATTTAAATATAAGGATGGCGAAATGGCAAGCCTGTCTTCAAGTTTTGCTGTTCATTCGCCAATCCAAACCGAATACTGTTGCGAACACGGGTATGTTGTATTGCATCCGCGTTGGTTTACTCCAACCGATATTACAGTTTGGAAAGAAGGCGAAGAGCAACAACTTTTTAAAAATGAAACAAAAGAAGGGGCAGGGTACCAGTATGAAGCCATGCATGTTATGGAATGTCTTGATGCAGGATGGACTGAAAGTCCGAAAATGACGTTTGAAATGAGTCTTAACTTAATGGAAACACTTGACAGAATCCGTATTGATGCCGGAATATTCTTTCCAGACCACGACAAAAATATGTTTTTCTGA